Sequence from the Hoplias malabaricus isolate fHopMal1 chromosome 10, fHopMal1.hap1, whole genome shotgun sequence genome:
ATGTTAGGTTTGTGCCTCCAGAGATTATTTTCATGCGTGATATTCTCGGATATAGTCAAACAGTCACGACCTGTGTGAAGAAAGAGCACTGGAACAGGTGCCCTTTTTTGAAGGGAGAAATGGGGGAGGGGTCAGATTTGGTCACACTCATTAACAGTAGCGTCACAGTGGAAGTGCTGCACTTCTCTTGGAGAAGTGTTCACTCAAAGGCCTCTCTGTTCCTCTCCAACAATACACAGTTCCTGATTTAATGTGAAACAccccaaaaaaactaaaataaataggTCTATTTTACACATAgcatgtataaaaatgtatgtagttATATACAGCAGGTGCTTTTCAcaggaagttaaaaaaaaacagacatatccgacaaaatattaacataaataTCTCTAAAGAAATGTGAGTGAAGCCAATATAACAGTGTTATAATCAGTCATGATTTAGGGATGTCCCAATAGATGATGATGAATTATGATGCACACACCATGACTCAAAGTCATGTGCCTCACTGTTGTCAGCCCggtttttttagttttaattttgtttttggcCAATGACGTCTATATGACCCTGTTATATCAGCCACAAGATGGTTAACACTCTACAGGAACACTGACAGAGCCAAGCCATACACGTTATTGCAGATATCGTATCCTGTCAGTTTGGTATTTTGGTGTTCTCCAGTTAATATTCATTACGCTAGGTCTGTCAGGACAAATTAACAGTAATAGAAACAACACTGTGACAAAAATATGACATCCGCCATGCGCATGGTTATGTCAGTGTCATGTAGCGGGCCTCAAAGTGTTACCATAATGTTACCTACTCACTCAAGACACACTATGGATGATGTTATGGTGAACACTTGAGCTTTGTAATAccttaacaattaaaaaaataaaataaaaatcaatcttTTGGCTCGTAGGTCAATGTGAGAACTTAGAGTGATTTATATCAgatgtattaataaaaatgtaatttgggAATATCTTCAGGTCCATACAGTACATTTGTTCACACCATCCTCTAGCACCTCTTGCATGTTTGAATAAGTTTTGGTATAGATCGTTTTAAGCTTATAACTGGCTCTAACTCCATCTAGCCCTCAAGAATGTAGAATTCCTGTAATATGAAAGGTTGCTAGAAACAGCCGTACAAACCAATGGGTATTTCATCAAAACTGGCTAAGACAAGGTCTAACCAAGCTCAGAGCACGCAGATGAAGAACTAAAATCGGCAGTGTTTGAATGAATTTCAGAACTACATCATCCATCAGCGATTGTACCCTGTATGTAAATAGTGTTACTACCGTTTTTGCGGTGTAACAAATCAAAGACGTTTATGGTATCAATGTTACAGGTCCCACAAACGcagtaaaaacaaacaggaatatatatattatttcgtCTTGTTTTATCGCTGCCACAATTACCCATTGTGTGATTAAGTCATACTGATAGTAATAGTTCCAGTCTTTGCCATTACAGTGCAGGTCATGTGCTGGAACATTAATGTAGGTCTAAACAGAGGCCACTGCTGATTGATtgactttgcatctacaaaTGCATTCTACATTCTTACCCAAGCATGCACGCATAGGAAAGCTCTGCATCACATGCTAAATCTAGGAAGCTTAGAGACAAGCTGCCGAACACTAAACCTGAAATAAAAGCTGCAAAAGTAGGTAGTGCTAGGGCTGAACGACgaataaatgtgttatttttcaGACTAAAATTGCGGCTTGATTTTTAGGTATATTTTCAACACACTGTGTTCATTGGTGTCATATGGCACCTCAAAGAATCCAGCATATTCTCAAATTAGGCTGCCAATTAACTAACTAATTATTTGATAAATTTCCCCAGGTAAAATGGCAGCTGCAATTTGAGTATTGCGGTATTTATGACtccaatttcaaaataaaatcagGTAAATCATTCAGCCCTTGTTTATGCCTCTGGTCTAAAGCTAAAAATTAGAGTATGAAGAGACTTGTGCTTGCAGGTCTTCTTCAAACACTCAGCTAGAAAAGCCATTACCTTGTATATCAGGCATACAAGAGAGTCTAGGCAGATTTATTGCAAATTTGACCAGAGGGAAGTTCCTCTTTAAAAGGCCTACCAGCCAAACTATTGATTTTTAGGCTTTTTGTGCTGTTCTACACACaaacagttcacacacacacacacacatatacacacacacacacacaatacatatGCACAGTAGGACAGTAGTACTCAAGCCCATCGGGTTCGGACATTCATTTCCATGCAGGAAAGACAGAGCCATGTTTGTCATGgctaaatgtgtttttggggTGGTATTGTCCCGTTAGGAAAAAAGCTGAACCATTTCCACTCACTTCATCCTCCATGAATCTATTCTGATTTCATCCAGAAGCAGCGCTCCTCAGAGAATGTTGAGGAAGTATATTGCTGTTTACTTGCCATCCTATGCATTCCTTTCAGCAAAGCGAGCAACTGGACGTACCCAGGAGACATACCTCAAAATGCAGcaagctttgttttgttttatcccTTCAATCTACAAGGGAGCAATTCATGTCTCTTATTTCAATTAACTCCATTCAAGCGCATTCCACACGTTCAATTCAGCCGTTTCTCCAGTAGCTCTAGCAGTACAATGACATCCTACTGCGTCGCATTGCCTCACTGATCAAGTACGCGGGACTGACCTCAGGTTCCTCTGTCATTACTACAATATTCTGCCATTCACCACACTGGTTGGACTTCTTGATTGTGTCCACCACACACAGTGCATACAGACAGTCTTCAAAAGTAGCAGCCATGGTAAGGGGCCGCCCGTCCCACGTCCGTCGGTCATCCTGGTCCTGGAAGGCCTGCCGTACGGCCTGTACCATGCAGATGGTGCCCATGAGGTAGGGTGAGGGGATGTCGCTGAAGGCCTTTTCAGGCAGTGAAGCGTTGCCCAAAGATGTGCTGTCCTTGAGCAGGAGCTCACGACCTCCCTCACTACTGTTCTTTTGTCCATACAAATCTGTGCCACTCACGCTGAGTCGGCCAGCTGTGCCCACCACGACCACCTCCTGCCGGAATTCGCCAGGCACGTTGAAGTTCAGTGTTACAGTGCAGCAAGCGCCACCTTCAAGCACCATTTGGAAGGTGCAGAAGTCATCGCTGGTGATCTGTCTGATGCCTTTGATGTGGTCAGTCTGTTTGACAAAAGTCTTGAGGAAGCCATGCACTTTGGCGGCACGCCGGCCTGTGAGGAACGTGAGCAAGTCAATGATGTAGCTGCCCACAGAGTGAAGTCCTCCACCGCCCATCAGATCGTCACAGCTCCAGTTGTACTTCTTACCCAGGAGACTGCCGCCATGCACCTGTGCCTCGCACACGAGCAACTCTCCTACATAGCCTTCTTCCAGCAGCTCCTTCATTCGCACAAAAGCTGGCAGGAAACGCAGGACATTACCCATGATGCTCAACAGCTTGGGGTAGTACTGGGCTGCTGACATCATGCGGAAAGCGTCCAGCGGTGTAGCCGTGCGGTCGCAGATGACATTCTTGCCGATGCCTTCAACATGAAACAGAGAAGGAACAAGGAGTTAGGCAACAGAATCCACATTACTCTACAAAGACAAACAATGACCACACCGAGCAATGCAAGAATTTGTCATGTTCACTGACCAAGCCAACAAGGTCAATCTAGGATTATACAGGCAAGAAAGCAAATGACATAAGAGAGTAGACTGGGTCATCTTTGCTATTGTTTATGAGCACCCAGGTCTGGCTGAAATGGATGACCTCTTTCAGTGAAAGACAGGACAATTCACTGCCttttggaacacacacacacacacagcagctggaGCTGCTACGGATTGAGGAGGCAGGATGCAAAGCTGTGGAACGCGGTCACAGCACTTCAAAAGAGCTCTAATTAAGCCATGGCTTTCGTTTCATCACACTGAAATCCCTACAGATGGCATGCCTtgccaaatatgaatatggaTTTCTTGTTGCACAAAGCCCAGTTTTGAAGCAAGAGTGCTGCACGTATTTAAATGCATGTAAATTGCCACAGTCATCCATATTAGAGGACACCGAAACAGTAACAAAGCTGCTAACATATGATTGCATCATTTAAACTCAAGGGCCATACTGATATAGTAATTATCACATTCATAATTCTCTAACCCCCACAGTGATTCTTTAAATGAGTGAGGAGAGTCACTGGGAGACTGTGGGAACAAGAAAAGACGAAGTTACGAAGTGTGTACGAACATGTGAAACCACATTTTGCACTTTTGAAACAAAGAGGCACTATGGGGCTCTACTATAATCCCCAATGTTCCTCAAgttgaaaaatatatttgccTTAAAAGGAACATCAGAACAGGAGAAATAGATGTGCATCAGAATCCCTGTCCATGCTTTTAGCCTAAGTGCAAGACAGGGCTTTAAACTGGAACACAGTTCTCAGATGCACTGTAAAATAAAGCTGCTGATCTATAAAAATCATGAATGCTATAGGTATATGGAGGGGGAGTGAATCAAACTGATGTAACGTGGAAAAGCAGTCATCGTCTGGCTGCAAAAGGCCAGACTGGTTGGCCTGGTCAGTTAAATGAACAGCGGGGGTTTACAGTGTTGCAGCCCCATGTGACCTTTTCTTCATGGGGCCTTTTTAAGTAACAGACATTGTGAAAAAACTTCCCAGCTAATCTCCCATTAGTTCCCAATAGGCAAACTCCAGCCAGAAAATTAATCCTGTTGACCTACTTTTCCTCTGCCAGAGAATGCAGTGGAATAAAAGTCTCACATGATGTAACTGAAGAGCGACTGAACTAGTAATGTTAACGTACTGATCATAACCAAAGGCCTGAAACAGTAAGCTGAAGTTAGACTGTAGTGTGAAAAATCAGAGACCAAccttcatttattaaatttcCAGACAAATTggtcattaaataaaaatgattaatttaattgcacaaaatgtttaattgtcctccgggtgctccggtttccttccacagtccaaaaacacacgttggtaggtggattggcgactcaaaaagtgtccataggtgtgagtgaatgtgtgtgttgccctgtgaaggactggcgccccctccagggtgtattcccgccttacgcccaatgattccaggtaggctctggacccaccgcgaccctgaagtggacaagcgcttacagataatgaataaatgaaaatgtttaataGTATTTATTAAGTATTTAATTGACCATTGCAGCATTTTCTGCTCCTTTTACCTCAAATACATCCAATGGCTGATCCATTATTATCAAAACACCAGCACCATCCTATTCCTTCTACTTTAATGAAAGTGAATTCATAAATTGATCTTGGACCATGCTTTTAATATCAAATACGCAGGTCTATGTAAAGCACTGTGCTACTCTTCATACTGAATTCcaattacaataaaatgacTTATGGCATATGGACAGTACTATAGCCTACACACCAGAGCAAGTGCTTTGGAACACTTGTACCTGATGCTTCTCAGATTCAGACAAAGGGGAAACTATGAGGGAAAttggagaaggagaaagaaggaGGAAGCAATGAGACGCTTATAGCACAGTACAGGATGTATGGTACACTGTATATTTAACATAACTGCATTGTTTGCTCTAATGTGATTATCACATTATCCGAATAGGAATGTCAGAATAAAATACACTACCACAGTTATTGTTATGTTAGTAGTATGTTATATCACAGCTCTGCACTTCAGTTTATATTTTTCCAGTTTCTAAGGCTGTGATATTAAAACGTTATTGTGTTTTGCATTCTCTCTCGATGTTCTCATACTCTTCACACAATAATGaccccattaaaaaaaacagaccacAGTGATGGGGTGTTAATACCAAAAGTAAACAAGGCAATTCATCTTCAAGACACATCTGTAATATTCCTTTTGTCTTCAACATACGACATTCACAGTCTTCACACAAGACCATCTCACTGTACTGCTGTAGAAGGTAAATAATCAAGTTTAATCTGGAAACAGGCACAGTTTTATCCATGAGTAATGATATGTCCAGTCATAATGAAGCTTTTCTATTTCTGCAGCGCTACTCAGGATCAGAGTCATGGGGATTTCTGAGTATGGTGGGTACGCTGAGCAGAATCAAATGTTCAAAAACGATCTGCGAGTGTGATGAATCAGTGGTAAATCACACACTGACAGATGCCCACTCCTTTTTGCTCAGTGGAAATGTCATGTTACAGGCATGCTAAACCAGAGCAGATTTTTCACTGCTCATTCAGACAGACAGGAGTGAAACAGGATCTAGCAACGTGGATATGAAAATGCAAATGTGCAAGAAAGTATGAAAGATGATACACAGAGACTGGTGAGGGCAGAAAGGGAGCGAATATCAGAGGGGGGGGGACGTTATTATGAAGATAACCCTCTCTGCACTTTCTCCCCCTCCGGGGCCCAAACCTGaagactcacactcacacaataaccgactcacacagacactacaCTGTGGAGCACGGATGTGCAATTTAGTTCAATCTGTAATTTACAATTTTACAGAACCCTCTGATTGACTGAGACCTCAGACATGTATTTTACGTGAATGAGTTTGTTATAATCCATTGTCCTAACCCACTAATCGATTTTGAGAACATTCTCAAATAATCAATTAACTGTATAGCCATGCCCATCCCTTACTGTAATGCTTTATAGATAAGCTAATCATATTAGCATTACAATCTACCATGTAACAACATCCTATTGTGTATACGagtctttatatttttatttatttattttataggcGTATACAAATATAATGAAGAATGCACCAACAATGTTCTGAAGGAACAGTAGTGTGATCTCTAATGAATATTGTGTATTATCTGTTTAGTGCGAACTCAAaatgtcactcacacttacagctCTGCAGAGCGCTGGAGCTTCTACAGAGTGACTGCCAGAGAGTGATGACACTGCAGGCCTGTAGCCCCACCAGGAGCTCTGTGACGTGCCCCTGCCTTGCAGCCATCTGGGAAATAGAAGCTTAGCTAAAATTGCCACAGTTACAGGCAGCATTTTCTTTACTCTTTCTCCTCTGCACAAAGATGGACCACACCTCTGAATAAACGGGCTAaactgaatgaataatgaatgaataaatttaagACATTTCAGCACAGAAGGCTTTGCATCAGCTAAATGTTTTGTTATGCTTTAACttgaaattatttataattataataaacagACATGCTTTTACGATATGATTTTATGATTCTAATAAAACGGACTGAAATTGATATAAATGTGGTAGCTAGTTAAACTAAAATTGGTAGCTGCTGTCTATTTAACATCAAATACTTTTTGGAGTGTGATTCGTAGTTTGGCTGGATGCTCTACACTTCCTCAGAAATCGCTGTTTGACCTCAAATATTTCAAGATTTAAGGTCAGGCCAGCAGATAAGCAGAAGCATGGCTGCCTCTCAGGTGGCCTCATGGAGTCTCTGTCCAGAATCTAATGGAGTGGAAACTGGCTTGGGGATCAGAGAGTATCCCTCCTCATCAATTATACAAACCTGGTGCAGACTGTCTTCAAAACAGTCTCTCAGTGTGAACAGTGGCCTCCCACCACTCTCTTacgaaacacacagagatttcaCAGGTCAATCTGTGCTTAACACCTCCAACTGCACTTTTCTGCTTGTTACTGTCTAATGCGTAATACACCTCTCTGCTGGCATTTACTGTTTTTGTGATATGTACTGAAGGGAAAAACAAGAGGCGTTTGCCTGAAAGCATCTTATCGGAATATGAGCTTAATTAGCCATAGCTGGTCTTGGTATTTTTACTCATTGCACAACACATCACGTGAGGGTCAAGCATGACATACGTCAACACATCCAAGGTCATAACGTGCTGACAATTCCTGTCCAAGTCACACTGACCAATTCCCTTTCATACACCTGCTAAACAAAGTGATAAAgttaattaataaacattttcacaGTTAGCTTTTTACTGGTAATCTGTTGttcagggcggcacagtggcgcagcaggtagtgtcgcagtaacacagctccaggggcctctaggttgtgggtttgattcccgctccgggtgactgtctgtgaggagttggtgtgttctccccgtgtccacgtgggtttcctccaggtgctccggtttcctcccacagtccaaaaacacacgttggtaggttgattggcgactcaaaagtgtgtgagtgaatgtgggtgtgtgtgtgtgtgtgtgagtgtccgtgttgccctgtgaaggactggcgccccctccagggtgtattcccgccttgggcccagtgattccagggaggctctggacccaccacgaccctgaattggataagcggttacagataatggatggatgaatggatggatctGTTGTTCACTTAAAAATgttgtataatgtaaataagcTTCTTTACCTTGCGTCTGCCttaacacatttttttcagAGACAACACTAacagtattaaaaaaatgttcaggAAAAAAGCGTAACTGAGTAGTAGTTGGCTCAGATAGCTTCATTAACTTCACAGCTGCTAGCCATGATAAAAACCAGTGTAGACAACGAAGAGAAGTTAGTCATGAAAGCATGAAACTCGGTTTGAAAAAGGGGATTTCTCTCCAGTGATGTGAGAGGTGGACTCCGGGTCAGGTGTTACTCTCAGTTCTGCTCTGCTTAAATTAGCCCACAAAGACCTCAGCTGTGTGGTTCCCTCAGACAATATAGTTCTAATTAAATACACACCCTGTGGTGTTCTGTTTTAATGGCCCCAAACACACTACCGGGTTTTTCCACACACCTGCCTCACTGtgatggaaaaaataaaacatagttTGCCATTATCAGCCATTTGCACTGTGTATATTCATCTCCTAAACGTACACTTTTAACGATGTTATTTATACCCGATAACTCAAATATCCaactttttaatatttcagtgacTGTTCTCAAGCTGCTCCATGTTCAGGAACAATAAAGACGACACCCTCTAAATCTGAATAATAAAACATCTGAGGCACAGTGAGGGCTAATCATTTTTCCCATCTGACCATTTTAGACAGGAATCCATTATCAAAGGCAATTCAAGTTAAGAGATATGTTCTTTAAGCCAGCCTGATAATTGCTCTTTTGAAAGCTGGAAAAAGCACAGGCGTGCTGCCGATTCCCTAAGTGCTCTCCTCCCTGTGTAGTGTATAATTGGGTGAGATttgagagagggaaaagagcaGGACACAAAGAAGGTAATTACGCATTCATCCACCATAACActgatttagagagagagagggaggggggagagtgagagagagagagagcagggaggggggggggggggtaatcaACCATCTAGGGCCTTCTAGTAGTTCTAGGTGAGCAGTACAGAATAAGTGGCATAAGACAAACAAGAAAGAGGAAGGAAAAGGTGAAAATACAGCTGAAGTCATAGCCTCTTCCTCAGAAGGTGTTATGTGTTTTTGCTGGTCGTTGGACAAGACTCAGATAATGAGACTCCTTATGCAGGTCTTTACTGAGCTGTTAGAACGGCTGTGTTTAGTCCATGGGGTTTTAGTGTTCTAATTCTAATAACAATTTGGTTCTGACATTCCAAAAGACAAAGAATATTTCTTTACTCATATGAAATGGAAGTTGAAGCATGAATTTACCAAATGCTCAATGGTGTCTTATATGTGCAATGCTCTTTTCTTGAAAATATCtgactttcatttattcatttgtaaccgcttatccattaagggtcgcggtgggtccagagcctacctggaatcattgggcgcaaggcaggaatacaccctggagggggcgccagtccttcacagggcaacacacacacacattcacacctacggacactttggaattgccaacccacctaccaacgtgtgttttttggactgtgggaggaaacccacgcggacacagggagaacacaccaactccttacagacagtcacccggagcgggaatcaaacccacaacctctaggttcctggagccgtgtgactgcgacactacctgctgcaccaccgtgctgccccaatatctgactttattctcaaaaaatatattttgttattttcaaTAGAGACCCTAAACCACTTCATAATGCTTTCAATTTCATAATGAGTTAAACCCTATAAAATATTTGGAGAATAAGCAGTGATGCTTCAATTTTATagcacaatttaaaatgtactgtAATAAGGACCTTTTCAAGGTGGATTCTGTGAGAACAAATTTTCTCTGTAGGTACTGAATGTGAATAACACGAGTGATCcagagttttttttgttttttttgaagCAGTGTCTGTCTGAACTGATTTGAAAGTAATTAATTATCAAAACTAACAAAAGACACAAACGTGtgctgtgttgttattgtgagtgagtgtggcaCTTGTTGGGAAACTGCTGGTCAAGCAAAATGTGCTTATTTGAATTTGAGTTGAGCTGATGCAACATAAATATATAGTGGAGGGAATCTGTTACCCAGAAAACAAAGGCACAACCACACGCGCTCGCTGTAATTGACCAATGAGAGCAGATGCATGTGACTCCCTGGGGATACAACAGGAGTTCCACCCTGAAAATTCACAGCACACTTgcacgcgtgcacacacacacacacctgacccTATTACCTCCAGCATGAAATAAACAGTGCAGCATTTCAGAGAGCGAGTAAAACAGGTCCTGCTAACacacttacatacacacacacacacacacacacaacagccaaTGGGACATGTACTCACATATTATTCCTCAAACTGCCATCCTTCTGTCATACTTTATCTACTTTTGTGCCAGtcaaaggagtgtgtgtgtgggaaggtcaatggtgtgtgtgtgtgtgtggtgagataGGATGCAGCTGTATCTTTACTTCAATGAGCCAAGCAGTCTCCAGCAGAGCTGTGTTGATGTAGTCTGCAGTGAGCTCTTTCACATTAATCatggtgtgggggggggggggggggggaattaTTTTCCCGCATGgcttcacaatattctaataaaGCTGTGTGTTCATAGGAGCAGATACACATCAGGGGTCAGGGGCGAGTGTGTAGAATACACTTTCACTGCATGGTTCATTTTGCCCATTAACATCTCTATCAATCAATAAACATAGCTGTGAACACAGagttgataaataaataaacagattacAATGAGAATGGAGTAGACAAATTTATGTTAGTAATTTTCAAATGGAGCAGAAGCATCAGGGCCTCTGGAGCCTTTCAGTGAAGGCCTGATATCACACGCTGAAACTGCTAAAAGTGAAGAAAAATGTGTTCATGTTTTTAGCCActtacaaaacacagacaatgatttaaaatattaaaatgaattacttcattgtctgtaaccacttatcccgttcgcagtgggtccggagcctacccggaatcattgggcgcaaggcaagaacacaccctggagtcaATCCTTCTAAATTAAAATTTACAAAGTTAATTTAGACCAGTAAAATGTCTTAATATTAATTAGCATCTGTTTAGTGCTAACATACTGTTAGAATTCACTAAAGCCACTAGAAAATATTAGCTTGGCATTATCATAGAGATGAATTTATTCCTAGCTTTTgactgtatttttaatatttatggcACAAAAGGCAGACCTAGATCATTTGTCACTGCTTTCATATTAAGGGGATAATAACACAATagatataaacaaaaacagttaTGAACATAAAGATGTATTGACAGATTAGAAGCACACAACCCCCATTAGCTACACACATAGAGCTTTACatctcatgcacacacatgcaggGACATTCActgttctacacacacaatatgtgAACACACATGTAGGACAGTGAGCAAAAATAGCACATAGCACAGCACAGACCTACATTCTGGTAGCAATAGCATCAGACAGACCACTGAACACAGAAGGCCATAAAGCACAACCTGAACATgaaataggagagagagagagagagagagagagagagagagagagagagagagggagagagagagagagagagagagagtgagtgtgagtgtgtttgagtgagagaaagagagagtgagagaaagagagagagagtgtgagtgtgtgtgtgagagtgagagaaagagagaagagagagtgtgagagagagagagagagagagagagagagcatgtagACAGCAGACTGAGAGCAAGAGGCCATCTGAGAGATTAAATTACCAGTTCAGTCCATACTGAACAATCGATCACTcatacatagacacacacacacacacacacacacagtcatggATGTCCCTGTATTATAGTGCTGCTTTAATAAAGATACTTAAATGGTGgtaatgtaaaatatacacaGGGCTGCCGTGATTATTCAGTCAATTAACTAATAAAGAAACACAAATGtagctcttttttttaaatcatcttaTCACACAATATTCATTTCTCAAATAATATTCTAACAAAGACCTTTTcaaaatgtatgtttaaataaatgcattttaataaaCTCCAAGTACCAAATTACACAAAATCCCCACAGAATGCTGTACATGCGATCATACATTTTACTGATGTAaggcctctgtgtgtgtcatAAAACAATTAAGGCAGACAAGCCTGATCAATTTTTAAAAGCAAACTGTTGATCAAACTCGAGCCTTCATCTCTGCTTATGCTCTCATCATCCCAGCAAATCAAGCTCATTTTAACAATTCTATTCTGATTACAACCCCCTTCAGACAGGAAATTTCAACAAAATCAAATCTAGATGTatcttttcatattttcattctAAACACAATGGACACCCcttccatgttccaaaaataGTGGGTGGCAGAAAGTCATGCTGGTAACCGTTCGGGCATCATATGGGTGATGTCTACTGCTGATCCTGCTTCAAGAATTCACACAAAGTACACAGAGAAATACCATGCTATAACTGTATTATTCAACACTTGTTCTCAGTAAGCATGGAGAATGAggcataataataaaacattacaacaTATTTTTTCGGACATTGTGAACAAGCTGGAAAAGACAAAACGACATTTCACAGCTGATAACAAAGGCTTTAAAAACGACTGCGGTACtttttttggtaaaaaaaaaaaaaagaaacaagacaCAACTGGTGTTCACAAAGAAATGGAATGTAGATGTGTAGGACAGAGATACTGTATACCTGCAGCTCGCATGTTATTTCAGGATGGAAAAAGTCCAGAC
This genomic interval carries:
- the gfod1 gene encoding glucose-fructose oxidoreductase domain-containing protein 1, translating into MLPGVGVFGTSLTARVIVPLLQSEGFSVKALWGRTQEEAEELATEMSVPFYTSRIDDVLLHQDVDLVCINLPPPLTTQIAVKTLGIGKNVICDRTATPLDAFRMMSAAQYYPKLLSIMGNVLRFLPAFVRMKELLEEGYVGELLVCEAQVHGGSLLGKKYNWSCDDLMGGGGLHSVGSYIIDLLTFLTGRRAAKVHGFLKTFVKQTDHIKGIRQITSDDFCTFQMVLEGGACCTVTLNFNVPGEFRQEVVVVGTAGRLSVSGTDLYGQKNSSEGGRELLLKDSTSLGNASLPEKAFSDIPSPYLMGTICMVQAVRQAFQDQDDRRTWDGRPLTMAATFEDCLYALCVVDTIKKSNQCGEWQNIVVMTEEPEVSPAYLISEAMRRSRMSLYC